In the genome of Desulfovibrio desulfuricans, one region contains:
- a CDS encoding J domain-containing protein, producing MRRRHSRQISLKECYDILKLKKDADTADLKRAYRRRAFELHPDLNPDNPEASREFQLLNEAYVALSAVLKHEDTVQAATETSRAAQEEGKAQAAKDEAAEEKSERQASAQAEKESQSKSSPEGETPRQDAAGGASGPAGAAGPASDAAGNQQQRTNGAAAGQQAAQNGYSEHDVLRDLLTDPFARRVFEDIYSELNRQQQEKAPPRQEEPAPEQPRPKPAAAEKRTVRLHQSNLAWGTPKWNKDHSKGVTGMVKGWLRRQIDEEQTLALPSANLAPGKRVRLQIRQAISGELKTVDITLPPDFAVGKPIRLRGLGKRVGPWQGDLYLILTNE from the coding sequence ATGCGACGTCGCCATTCCCGCCAAATCTCGCTTAAAGAATGCTACGACATTCTCAAGCTGAAAAAAGACGCCGACACGGCCGACCTCAAGCGTGCCTACCGGCGGCGCGCGTTTGAACTGCACCCGGACCTCAACCCCGACAACCCCGAGGCCAGCCGCGAATTTCAGCTGCTCAACGAGGCCTACGTGGCGCTCAGTGCCGTACTCAAGCACGAGGACACGGTACAGGCAGCCACAGAGACCAGCAGGGCCGCTCAAGAGGAAGGCAAGGCGCAGGCCGCAAAGGACGAAGCCGCTGAAGAAAAATCCGAGCGGCAGGCCTCTGCCCAGGCGGAAAAAGAAAGCCAGTCCAAGTCCAGCCCGGAGGGGGAAACGCCCCGACAGGATGCTGCAGGCGGGGCATCCGGCCCTGCAGGCGCTGCAGGCCCAGCGTCAGATGCTGCTGGCAACCAGCAGCAACGGACAAACGGCGCTGCAGCCGGGCAACAGGCCGCGCAAAACGGCTATTCCGAGCACGATGTGCTGCGCGACCTGCTGACCGACCCCTTTGCCCGCCGTGTTTTTGAAGATATTTACAGCGAGCTGAACCGCCAGCAGCAGGAAAAGGCCCCGCCACGGCAGGAAGAACCCGCGCCGGAGCAGCCCAGACCCAAACCGGCCGCTGCGGAAAAACGCACCGTCAGGCTGCACCAGAGCAATCTGGCCTGGGGCACGCCCAAGTGGAACAAGGATCACAGCAAGGGCGTTACCGGCATGGTCAAGGGCTGGCTGCGCAGGCAGATCGACGAGGAGCAGACCCTTGCCCTGCCCTCGGCCAACCTGGCGCCCGGCAAGCGGGTTCGCCTGCAGATACGTCAGGCGATCTCCGGCGAGCTCAAGACAGTAGACATAACCCTGCCGCCCGATTTTGCCGTGGGCAAACCCATACGGCTGCGAGGCCTGGGCAAGCGCGTGGGCCCCTGGCAAGGCGACCTGTATCTCATACTGACCAACGAATAA
- a CDS encoding aspartate 1-decarboxylase, with translation MLQILRAKLHCIRVTGCDLNYHGSVTLDPEQCREAGIYPLEFVYIWNKSNGQRISTYVIYGEPGSRCCILNGAAARACQRGDEVIISAYEFVDGPQDLYSRKPVVLTFNADNSVQERLRYVVDGEEDGDFGFHVESE, from the coding sequence ATGCTGCAAATACTGCGCGCTAAACTGCACTGCATCCGTGTTACCGGCTGCGACCTCAACTATCACGGCTCGGTAACGCTTGATCCGGAGCAATGCCGCGAGGCGGGCATTTACCCGCTGGAATTTGTGTATATCTGGAACAAAAGCAACGGTCAGCGCATTTCTACCTACGTTATCTACGGCGAGCCCGGCTCGCGCTGCTGCATCCTCAACGGCGCTGCGGCCCGTGCCTGCCAGCGCGGCGATGAGGTTATCATCAGCGCGTACGAATTTGTGGACGGCCCGCAGGACCTGTACAGCCGTAAACCCGTTGTGCTCACCTTTAACGCGGACAACAGCGTGCAGGAGCGCCTGCGCTATGTGGTGGACGGCGAGGAAGACGGCGATTTTGGCTTTCACGTAGAAAGCGAGTAG
- the uvrB gene encoding excinuclease ABC subunit UvrB yields the protein MEDNQVIPFSLETAYTPTGDQPRAIDALVDNIQAGVPSQVLLGVTGSGKTFTMANVIARCNRPALVLAPNKTLAAQLYGEFRELFPRNAVEYFVSYYDYYQPEAYVPASDTYIEKDSSINDNIDKLRHAATHALLTRRDVVIVASVSCIYGLGSPEYYAKMVIPVEVGQHFPMDKLITRLVEVHYERNDYDFHRGTFRVRGDALEIIPAYHHERALRLEFFGDDIDLMREIDPLTGEVLAEVSKTVLYPASHFVSAQDNLKRAASDIRDELAVRLTYFKEHNQLVEAQRLEQRTQLDLEMIEELGYCNGIENYTRHLDGRKPGEPPSCLLNYFPKDFLLFVDESHITIPQVGGMYKGDRSRKQTLVDYGFRLPSALDNRPLQFNEFTNLLNQVVYVSATPSKYELDQAQGIVAEQIIRPTGLVDPVVEVRPTKGQMENLLGECRGKVTLGERVLVTTLTKRMAEDLTEYCCNMGVRARYLHSDIDTLERMQIIRALRLGEFDVLVGINLLREGLDIPEVSLVCILDADKEGFLRSTGSLVQTFGRAARNAQGKVILYADKVTDSMRAAMGETERRRAKQSAYNQEHGITPTSTRKSLESPLDSLYVEDGGHGGARGRGKGKGKQREADAVPLTAEDTAVLVAKLEKEMRQAARDLEFEQAAELRDRIRILRARLIAMPE from the coding sequence ATGGAAGATAATCAGGTCATCCCTTTTAGCCTTGAAACGGCCTATACGCCCACCGGCGATCAACCCAGGGCCATTGACGCTCTGGTGGACAACATACAGGCGGGCGTGCCCTCGCAGGTTTTGCTGGGCGTTACCGGCTCGGGCAAAACCTTTACCATGGCCAACGTCATTGCCCGCTGCAACCGCCCGGCCCTGGTGCTGGCCCCCAACAAGACGCTGGCCGCGCAGCTGTACGGCGAGTTTCGCGAGCTGTTTCCGCGCAACGCGGTGGAGTATTTTGTCAGCTACTACGACTATTACCAGCCAGAGGCTTATGTTCCCGCCTCGGACACCTATATTGAAAAAGATTCGTCCATCAACGACAACATAGACAAGCTGCGCCACGCCGCCACCCACGCCCTGCTGACTCGGCGCGACGTGGTCATAGTCGCCTCTGTTTCGTGCATTTACGGCCTTGGCTCGCCGGAATACTACGCCAAGATGGTTATTCCCGTCGAGGTGGGGCAGCACTTCCCCATGGACAAGCTCATCACCCGGCTGGTGGAGGTGCACTACGAGCGCAACGACTACGACTTCCACCGAGGCACGTTTCGCGTGCGGGGGGACGCGCTCGAGATTATCCCCGCCTACCATCATGAGCGGGCGCTGCGGCTTGAATTTTTTGGCGACGACATTGACCTTATGCGCGAGATTGACCCCCTCACCGGCGAGGTGCTGGCCGAGGTGAGCAAAACCGTGCTGTATCCGGCCAGCCACTTTGTCTCGGCGCAGGACAACCTCAAGCGGGCGGCCAGCGACATACGCGACGAGCTGGCGGTGCGGCTCACATATTTCAAGGAGCACAACCAGCTTGTAGAGGCCCAGCGGCTTGAGCAACGCACCCAGCTTGACCTTGAAATGATTGAAGAACTTGGCTATTGCAACGGTATCGAAAATTACACACGTCACCTCGACGGGCGCAAGCCGGGCGAGCCGCCGTCGTGCCTGCTCAACTACTTTCCCAAGGATTTTCTGCTGTTTGTGGACGAGTCGCACATTACCATTCCGCAGGTGGGCGGCATGTACAAGGGCGACCGCTCGCGCAAGCAGACTCTGGTGGATTACGGCTTTCGCCTGCCCTCGGCGCTGGATAACCGGCCCCTGCAGTTCAACGAGTTCACCAATCTGCTCAATCAGGTGGTTTACGTATCGGCCACGCCCAGCAAGTACGAGCTGGATCAGGCCCAGGGCATTGTGGCGGAGCAGATCATCCGGCCCACGGGCCTTGTGGACCCGGTTGTGGAAGTGCGCCCAACCAAGGGCCAGATGGAAAACCTGCTTGGCGAGTGCCGGGGCAAGGTGACGCTTGGCGAGCGCGTGCTTGTCACCACCCTCACCAAGCGCATGGCCGAGGACCTCACCGAATACTGCTGCAACATGGGCGTGCGGGCGCGCTACCTGCACTCGGACATAGATACGCTTGAGCGCATGCAGATCATCCGCGCCTTGCGGCTGGGCGAATTTGACGTGCTGGTGGGCATCAACCTGCTGCGCGAGGGGCTGGACATACCCGAGGTGTCTCTGGTCTGCATTCTGGATGCGGACAAGGAGGGCTTTTTGCGCTCCACCGGCTCGCTTGTCCAGACATTTGGCCGCGCCGCCCGTAACGCTCAGGGCAAGGTGATACTGTATGCCGACAAGGTTACCGACTCCATGCGTGCCGCCATGGGCGAAACCGAGCGCCGCCGCGCCAAGCAGTCGGCCTACAACCAAGAGCACGGTATCACCCCCACGAGTACCCGCAAATCGCTTGAATCACCGCTGGATAGCCTGTATGTGGAGGATGGCGGCCACGGCGGCGCACGCGGGCGCGGCAAGGGCAAGGGCAAACAGCGCGAGGCCGACGCAGTGCCGCTGACCGCCGAAGATACCGCCGTGCTTGTGGCCAAGCTTGAAAAAGAAATGCGCCAGGCCGCCCGCGATCTGGAATTTGAGCAGGCCGCCGAGCTGCGCGACCGTATCCGTATTTTGCGGGCCAGGCTTATCGCCATGCCCGAATAA
- a CDS encoding methyl-accepting chemotaxis protein, whose translation MPRISFKSVNTALSVILSITLLIGVSALVVYVGKSSYSIINETSVDGMRIINKGLIASINDLIDANMSMIKVPAQSGQAKKALDGDSADMDNLINALVKEYKGINSIFVLNSQGIAVSGASDTGESFIGNNYAERGYFKTAMQGKDAIDPDIIVAKTTKKEVFAIATPILGANGKPIGAVCVTLNWASYIKSHVLNVKVAEQGYAFIIDAKHRIIAHPNSDVHMTDGSKLAFVDKALQTKNGFFDYEFMGKSKVLVFNTIERTGWLVCTSAFTDDLARDAIAQRNTLILFALGIFVTLLGSIIFMVRKVITTPLKNIMDYSAQIAHGDFKAMLKGNFSFELAELAGNFKETTAVLKNRLGFADGVLQGITFPTLVADTDVRITYVNEAMIKLVGVTGQPKDLVGMSAAQFFYGDANRRTVSHKCLEEGTNAHDIETEMTFSNGAHKFLRIDASLIRDLDGNIVGAMTLVFDLTEIKHQQNVIEQQRDAVAQVAKDANTIADRLSTATEELSAQVEQASRGADLQTQRVSETATAMEQMNASVLEVARNAGGASDTTTNAKSKAEHGAEVVNKVVQGINQLHTQALALKNGMASLGDQAQSIGQIMTVISDIADQTNLLALNAAIEAARAGEAGRGFAVVADEVRKLAEKTMQATREVGSAIEGIQSGTTQNIAQVNDTVNTIEHTTELAGTSGAALSEIVVLVDQAADQAHSIATAAEEQSSTSDEINKAVEQINTISAETSSAMAQSATAVSELATQAQALKKLIAQMVS comes from the coding sequence ATGCCAAGGATCTCGTTTAAAAGCGTAAACACTGCATTATCAGTAATTTTAAGCATAACATTGCTTATTGGTGTTTCCGCACTTGTTGTTTATGTTGGCAAGTCATCATACAGCATCATCAATGAAACGTCTGTTGATGGCATGCGAATAATCAACAAAGGTCTCATAGCGAGCATTAATGACCTGATTGATGCAAACATGAGCATGATCAAGGTTCCTGCGCAGAGCGGCCAGGCGAAAAAGGCCCTTGACGGCGACAGCGCAGACATGGACAACCTGATCAATGCACTCGTAAAAGAATATAAGGGCATCAATTCCATATTTGTTTTGAACAGCCAGGGCATAGCCGTATCCGGCGCGTCCGACACGGGCGAGTCATTTATAGGCAACAACTATGCCGAACGGGGATATTTCAAGACAGCAATGCAGGGCAAGGATGCCATCGACCCCGATATCATCGTTGCCAAAACTACCAAAAAAGAAGTTTTTGCCATTGCAACGCCCATTTTGGGAGCCAACGGCAAGCCCATTGGCGCTGTATGCGTGACGCTGAACTGGGCAAGTTATATCAAGAGTCATGTGCTCAACGTCAAGGTTGCAGAGCAGGGTTATGCCTTTATCATTGATGCAAAGCACAGGATCATTGCTCACCCCAACTCCGACGTGCACATGACCGACGGCAGCAAGCTTGCCTTCGTGGATAAAGCCCTGCAGACAAAAAACGGCTTTTTTGATTATGAATTCATGGGCAAAAGCAAGGTGCTGGTCTTTAATACCATTGAAAGAACAGGCTGGCTTGTCTGCACGTCTGCCTTTACAGACGACCTTGCACGAGACGCCATTGCGCAGCGCAATACGCTGATCTTGTTTGCCCTAGGCATTTTTGTGACACTGCTTGGCAGCATTATCTTTATGGTGCGCAAGGTCATCACAACCCCGCTCAAAAACATTATGGACTACAGCGCGCAGATTGCGCACGGCGACTTCAAGGCCATGCTCAAGGGCAACTTCAGCTTTGAGCTGGCCGAACTTGCGGGCAACTTCAAGGAAACAACCGCTGTGCTGAAAAACCGTCTGGGGTTTGCAGACGGCGTGTTGCAGGGCATTACGTTTCCTACTCTGGTTGCCGATACCGACGTGCGCATTACCTACGTCAACGAAGCCATGATCAAACTTGTGGGAGTCACCGGGCAACCCAAGGACCTTGTCGGCATGTCGGCTGCCCAGTTCTTTTACGGCGATGCCAACAGGCGCACCGTAAGCCACAAATGCCTTGAGGAAGGCACCAATGCGCACGACATTGAAACTGAAATGACCTTTTCAAACGGAGCGCACAAGTTCCTTCGCATTGACGCTTCGCTTATCCGAGACCTGGACGGCAATATTGTGGGGGCCATGACGCTGGTGTTTGACCTTACAGAAATCAAGCATCAACAAAATGTTATCGAGCAACAGCGTGATGCGGTTGCACAGGTGGCCAAAGACGCAAACACGATTGCCGACCGGCTCTCCACCGCAACCGAAGAGCTCTCCGCGCAGGTTGAACAGGCCAGTCGCGGCGCGGATCTGCAAACGCAGCGCGTGTCTGAAACCGCCACAGCCATGGAACAGATGAACGCATCCGTGCTTGAAGTGGCGCGCAACGCCGGCGGCGCTTCAGACACTACCACCAACGCCAAGAGCAAGGCCGAACACGGTGCGGAAGTGGTCAACAAGGTGGTGCAGGGCATCAACCAGCTGCACACGCAGGCCCTGGCGCTCAAAAACGGCATGGCTTCGCTGGGCGATCAGGCCCAGAGCATCGGTCAGATCATGACAGTCATCTCCGACATCGCCGACCAGACCAACCTGCTGGCCCTCAATGCCGCCATCGAGGCCGCACGCGCGGGCGAGGCCGGACGAGGTTTTGCCGTTGTGGCCGACGAAGTGCGCAAGCTGGCGGAAAAAACCATGCAGGCGACCCGCGAGGTTGGCTCGGCCATCGAGGGCATACAGAGCGGCACAACGCAAAACATTGCCCAGGTCAACGACACGGTCAATACCATTGAGCACACAACAGAGCTTGCGGGCACCTCTGGCGCTGCCCTCTCTGAAATTGTGGTTCTGGTGGATCAGGCGGCAGACCAGGCGCATTCCATCGCTACCGCTGCCGAAGAGCAGTCCTCCACCAGCGACGAGATAAACAAGGCCGTTGAGCAGATCAACACCATCAGCGCAGAGACATCCTCCGCCATGGCCCAGTCTGCGACTGCAGTTTCAGAGCTGGCCACTCAGGCGCAGGCCCTCAAAAAGCTCATAGCGCAGATGGTTTCGTAA
- a CDS encoding YkgJ family cysteine cluster protein, which translates to MPAVHGDSVFNCRMCGHCCEGRGGIVVSPADLTRLAAHMQQPPQQVAEGYCERIGGKLKIRCGDDGYCIFFHQGSGCGVHEGKPAICRAWPFFRGNIEDPASLAMAKEFCPGIEHDATHAQFAHEGREYLRKNGLLASDASCEANALILK; encoded by the coding sequence ATGCCCGCCGTTCATGGAGACTCCGTTTTCAACTGCCGCATGTGCGGCCACTGCTGCGAAGGCAGGGGAGGCATTGTTGTCAGCCCAGCCGACCTGACCCGACTGGCCGCGCACATGCAACAGCCCCCGCAACAGGTGGCTGAAGGCTACTGCGAACGCATTGGCGGCAAGCTCAAAATCCGCTGCGGCGACGACGGCTACTGCATATTTTTTCATCAGGGCAGCGGCTGCGGCGTGCACGAGGGCAAACCGGCCATCTGCCGGGCCTGGCCTTTTTTTCGCGGCAATATCGAAGACCCGGCGAGCCTTGCCATGGCCAAAGAATTTTGCCCCGGTATCGAACATGACGCCACACATGCGCAATTTGCGCATGAGGGGCGCGAATACCTGCGTAAAAACGGCCTGCTTGCTTCCGATGCTTCCTGCGAAGCCAACGCTCTTATCCTCAAATAG
- a CDS encoding DMT family transporter, with protein MQHDAVRSALLRMHAATVLFGVSGIFGKLCQCSAIDLVCGRAMVAVAALAGLCLMQRNPPWRGITARDLAGLAVSGVLLTLHFVTFFMGIKLGGVAVGTLGFACFPAFTALFEAIAYRERPSMRELLCIIMVSIGLACLAPSYSLADTATHGLLWGIASAAVYGLVAIANRHFAGGMSGMHTCWWQNAVIILCLLPFAGQNFSAIVPLDWLWIVCLGLLCTALAYSLYVSSLTVLKARQAAIIITLEPVYAIIIAWLLLGEAPGPGIIAGGTLILGAVFLLSRR; from the coding sequence ATGCAACATGACGCGGTTCGTTCCGCCTTGTTGCGTATGCACGCGGCAACAGTACTGTTTGGAGTTTCTGGTATTTTTGGCAAGTTGTGCCAATGTTCAGCCATTGACCTTGTCTGCGGAAGGGCCATGGTTGCAGTTGCGGCTCTTGCAGGCCTGTGCCTGATGCAGCGCAATCCACCCTGGCGCGGCATCACAGCGCGCGACCTCGCTGGCCTGGCCGTGAGCGGCGTACTGCTGACGCTGCATTTTGTTACTTTTTTTATGGGCATCAAGCTTGGCGGCGTGGCCGTGGGCACGCTTGGGTTTGCCTGTTTTCCCGCATTTACGGCGCTTTTTGAGGCCATTGCCTACCGCGAACGCCCCAGCATGCGCGAGCTGCTGTGCATCATCATGGTCAGCATTGGCCTGGCGTGCCTTGCGCCGTCGTATTCTCTGGCCGACACGGCCACGCACGGGCTGTTGTGGGGCATAGCCTCCGCAGCGGTGTACGGTCTGGTGGCCATAGCCAACAGGCACTTTGCCGGCGGCATGTCGGGCATGCACACCTGCTGGTGGCAAAATGCGGTTATCATCCTTTGCCTGTTGCCCTTTGCCGGGCAGAATTTTTCAGCCATCGTCCCGCTTGACTGGCTGTGGATCGTCTGCCTGGGACTTTTGTGCACGGCGCTGGCATACAGCCTTTACGTAAGCAGTCTCACGGTTCTCAAGGCCCGGCAGGCGGCAATCATCATCACCCTTGAGCCTGTGTACGCCATTATTATTGCATGGCTGCTTCTGGGCGAAGCCCCCGGTCCTGGAATCATAGCGGGCGGCACGCTTATTCTTGGAGCCGTTTTTTTGCTCAGCAGACGATAA
- the ligA gene encoding NAD-dependent DNA ligase LigA, whose product MSQNSRNGRQEQNSLFAAAPAGGPSNEERSRARWLAAELERHNYLYHTLDAPEISDDQFDALFHELAALEDRWPELRSAHSPTLRVGGKLLDGLVTKAHSLQMYGLSNVFSADEWRDFVERMRRAWDADVNGPMPQAFWCDPKLDGLALEIIYVDGVLQEALTRGNGEVGEVVTEAVRTIRTVPLRLRGEGPFPARLEVRGEVVMYKNDFDALNERQESLGQKTFANPRNAAAGTLRQLDISVTESRPLRFLAYSLGDAQWPPARPCRLHSELMARLKEYGFLTPPDGKLCETPQQVENYVDWVREHRPEFAMEIDGAVAKQNDLEAQQALGFTARAPRFAVAFKFPAMQAQTLLEGIEIQVGRTGALTPVAVLAPVAVGGVMVSRATLHNEDEIRARDVRVGDTVIVQRAGDVIPEVVGPVLDKRPAGAEPYQFPRTCPACGQPVYREEGEAAWRCENLACPAIRLRSITHFVSKAGLDIQGVGQKWIEQLVTSGRVQSPADLFSLSVQELLGFERMGEVLAQKFVDALDSARHTATLQRLISALGIRHVGEQTARTLAARFADLDELENATVESLLALPDVGPEVASSIRNFFDSPANREQLARLKANGPWPKGTDAALGAQNLAGGPLAGKTILFTGTISVPRGTAQKWAEAAGAVPLGSVSKKLDYLVAGEKAGSKLDKARGLGVTVLDETEFRNLLRESGIEPE is encoded by the coding sequence ATGTCGCAGAATTCACGTAACGGCAGGCAGGAGCAAAACAGCCTCTTTGCCGCCGCCCCCGCTGGCGGCCCCAGCAACGAGGAGCGCAGCCGCGCCCGCTGGCTGGCCGCAGAGCTGGAGCGCCACAACTATCTGTACCACACGCTGGACGCGCCGGAAATTTCGGACGACCAGTTTGACGCCCTGTTTCACGAGCTGGCCGCGCTTGAAGACCGCTGGCCCGAGCTGCGCTCCGCCCATTCGCCCACCCTGCGCGTGGGCGGCAAGCTGTTGGACGGCCTCGTTACAAAAGCGCACAGCCTGCAGATGTACGGCCTGAGCAACGTTTTTTCCGCTGATGAATGGCGCGATTTTGTGGAGCGCATGCGCCGCGCCTGGGACGCTGACGTCAACGGCCCCATGCCGCAGGCATTCTGGTGCGATCCCAAGCTCGATGGCCTTGCGCTGGAAATCATCTACGTGGACGGCGTGCTGCAGGAGGCCCTGACGCGCGGCAACGGCGAGGTGGGCGAGGTGGTCACCGAGGCCGTGCGCACCATCCGCACAGTACCTTTGCGCCTCAGGGGCGAGGGGCCGTTTCCCGCGCGGCTTGAGGTGCGCGGCGAAGTGGTGATGTACAAAAACGACTTTGACGCTCTCAACGAGCGGCAGGAATCGCTGGGGCAAAAAACCTTTGCCAACCCACGTAATGCCGCCGCCGGAACCCTGCGCCAGCTTGATATTTCGGTTACGGAATCGCGCCCGCTGCGCTTTCTGGCTTACAGCCTGGGCGATGCGCAGTGGCCCCCGGCGCGGCCGTGCCGTCTGCATTCCGAGCTGATGGCCCGCCTGAAGGAATACGGCTTTTTAACGCCGCCAGATGGCAAGCTGTGCGAGACCCCCCAGCAGGTGGAAAACTACGTTGACTGGGTGCGCGAGCACCGCCCGGAATTTGCCATGGAAATTGACGGCGCCGTGGCCAAACAGAACGACCTTGAAGCGCAACAGGCCCTGGGCTTTACGGCGCGTGCGCCGCGCTTTGCCGTGGCCTTCAAGTTTCCGGCCATGCAGGCGCAGACCCTGCTTGAGGGCATAGAAATTCAGGTGGGCCGCACCGGGGCGCTCACGCCGGTGGCAGTGCTGGCCCCCGTGGCCGTGGGCGGGGTGATGGTGTCGCGCGCAACCCTGCACAACGAGGACGAAATCCGCGCGCGGGACGTGCGCGTGGGAGATACCGTCATTGTGCAGCGAGCGGGCGACGTCATCCCCGAAGTGGTTGGCCCTGTGCTCGATAAACGGCCAGCTGGCGCTGAACCTTATCAGTTTCCCCGTACCTGCCCGGCCTGCGGGCAGCCCGTGTACCGTGAGGAGGGCGAGGCCGCCTGGCGGTGCGAAAATCTGGCTTGCCCCGCCATCCGCCTGCGTTCCATAACCCATTTTGTTTCCAAGGCCGGGCTTGATATTCAGGGCGTGGGGCAAAAGTGGATTGAGCAGCTTGTGACCAGCGGGCGCGTGCAGTCGCCAGCCGACCTGTTCAGCCTAAGCGTGCAGGAGCTGCTGGGCTTTGAGCGCATGGGTGAGGTGCTGGCCCAAAAGTTTGTGGACGCGCTGGACAGCGCCCGCCATACCGCCACCTTGCAGCGGCTCATCAGCGCCCTTGGCATCCGCCATGTGGGCGAGCAGACGGCCCGCACGCTGGCAGCGCGTTTTGCCGATCTGGACGAGCTGGAAAACGCCACGGTGGAGAGCCTGCTGGCACTGCCCGATGTGGGGCCGGAAGTGGCCTCGTCCATCCGCAACTTTTTTGACAGCCCGGCAAACCGCGAGCAGCTGGCGCGGCTCAAGGCCAACGGGCCGTGGCCCAAGGGCACGGATGCCGCTTTGGGCGCGCAAAACCTTGCGGGGGGGCCGCTGGCGGGCAAAACCATTCTCTTTACGGGTACCATCAGCGTGCCGCGCGGCACGGCGCAAAAATGGGCCGAGGCCGCCGGGGCCGTTCCCCTTGGTTCGGTGAGCAAAAAACTGGACTATCTGGTGGCGGGCGAAAAGGCGGGCAGCAAGCTTGATAAGGCACGCGGTCTTGGCGTAACCGTGCTGGACGAAACGGAATTCAGAAACCTGTTGCGTGAATCCGGCATTGAGCCGGAATAA
- the dapB gene encoding 4-hydroxy-tetrahydrodipicolinate reductase — protein sequence MSTSIIVVGASGRMGKTISGLVEADPQYTLAGLVDSPERIAALAGAACPVADSLAALLPKAPGAVVIDFTAPEVSLNSAKAVAQTGNALVIGTTGFTDAQKDELRALAAKAPIFWASNMSIGINVLLNILPQLTKALGEDYDIEMVELHHNRKKDSPSGTALTLGECLAEARDWKLNDVRCSARDGIIGARPKEQIGIQAIRGGDVVGVHTVYFMGPGERIEVTHQAHSRENFARGAIRAAGWMAGQKPGKLYSMQDVIKDI from the coding sequence ATGAGCACTTCAATTATCGTGGTTGGGGCCAGCGGGCGTATGGGTAAAACCATCAGCGGGCTTGTGGAAGCCGACCCGCAGTACACCCTTGCGGGTCTGGTGGACAGCCCGGAGCGCATAGCCGCTCTTGCGGGCGCTGCCTGTCCTGTTGCCGACAGCCTGGCGGCCCTGCTGCCCAAGGCTCCTGGGGCTGTGGTTATTGATTTTACCGCGCCTGAGGTGAGCCTTAACTCCGCCAAAGCCGTGGCGCAAACCGGCAATGCCCTTGTTATCGGCACAACCGGCTTTACCGATGCGCAAAAGGACGAGCTGCGCGCCTTGGCCGCCAAGGCCCCCATTTTTTGGGCTTCAAACATGAGCATAGGCATCAATGTGCTGCTCAATATTTTGCCCCAGCTCACCAAAGCCCTTGGCGAAGATTACGATATTGAAATGGTCGAGCTGCACCACAACCGCAAAAAAGACAGCCCCAGCGGCACAGCCCTGACCCTTGGCGAATGCCTGGCCGAGGCCCGCGACTGGAAGCTCAACGACGTGCGCTGCTCCGCCCGCGACGGCATCATCGGCGCGCGCCCCAAGGAGCAGATCGGCATTCAGGCCATACGCGGCGGCGATGTGGTGGGCGTGCATACGGTGTACTTTATGGGGCCTGGCGAGCGCATCGAAGTGACGCATCAGGCGCACTCGCGCGAAAATTTTGCTCGCGGAGCCATCCGCGCCGCAGGTTGGATGGCTGGGCAGAAACCCGGCAAACTGTACAGCATGCAGGACGTGATCAAGGATATTTAA
- a CDS encoding CoA-binding protein — protein sequence MLDDSLLRALLGESRSIAIIGAKDKPGQAVDRVGRYLMDQGYRVFPVHPVRKTVWGLPAATCLAELPEPVDIVNLFRAPEYCPGHAREVLQLGWKPRLFWMQLGIRSTEARQALAKTGIALVEDSCIMVEHARLLRPSFTTQGQGL from the coding sequence ATGCTTGACGACAGCCTGCTGCGCGCCCTGCTTGGCGAATCGCGCAGCATCGCCATTATCGGCGCCAAGGACAAACCCGGTCAGGCCGTGGACAGAGTGGGCCGTTACCTGATGGATCAGGGATACCGCGTGTTCCCGGTTCATCCCGTGCGCAAGACCGTGTGGGGGCTGCCGGCGGCGACCTGCCTTGCCGAGCTGCCCGAGCCGGTAGACATCGTCAACCTGTTTCGCGCGCCAGAATACTGCCCCGGCCATGCGCGGGAAGTGCTGCAACTGGGCTGGAAACCCCGGCTCTTCTGGATGCAGCTTGGCATACGCTCAACCGAAGCGCGCCAGGCACTGGCCAAAACGGGCATAGCCCTGGTGGAAGATTCCTGCATCATGGTGGAACACGCGCGGTTGCTGCGCCCCTCATTCACGACTCAAGGCCAAGGATTATAG